In Lewinellaceae bacterium, the genomic stretch CAATTCACGGGTCAACTGTTCTTCCAGTGTTCGCATGATCTCCGCGGAAGCCGGTTCGGTGGCCAGGTTTACCATACAATCCGGGTCGTTACGCAGGTCGTATAATTCCTGCTCGGGACGTAGTCCGAAACTCAGGTCCCAGAATATCGTTTGCTGGTGTTGACGGTGCAGATTCAGGATGCGCGTTTTGGTGGCTCCTCCGTCACAGTTGAGGTATCCGGTCTCCGGATTTCCGGCAGGCCATCGCTCCGGACGGTAATTGTGCAGATAAAGGTAATGGTCATTGACGATGCCACGGACCGGATAGCCTGCATCTTCAGGGCGGCCTATGTCATGTCGTTCTTTCCCAATGAGGATGTGATCATGGAAGGGGGTAGTCAAGGAGGTGTGCTGGAATAACGGGACCAGACTCTCCCCGGTAAAGCGGGCCATGCCGGAGGAAACGGTGTCAATGCCGGCGATTTCCAGAAAAGTCGGAGCAAAATCAATGAAGGAGACAAAATCATCGACTTTACGACCTGGTTGTATGATGCCTTGCGGCCATCGCATGGCCAACGGCAAATGGTTGGAAGGTTCGTAAGCCTGACCCTTGACTCGCGGAAATGGCATGCCATTGTCGGCGGTAACGATCACCAGGGTATTGTCCAGTTCACCCAGGGAATCCAGTAGGTTGAGCATAAGCTCCAGGTGCCGGTCAAAATAATTGAGTTCGTAGGCATAATCCAGCAGGTCCTGCCGGATGGTGTCTTCATCCGGCCAGAAGTCAAATACCCGGTCGATCTCTTCCGGCTTGGTGCTGCCCAGCCGGCTTCCCGATCCATATTCGTACCCCCGGTGCGGCTCATAGCTGCCGTACCAGAAGCAAAAGGGCTGGCCGGGTTCACGGTCTTTCAGAAAGGCCCTGAAATTGGCGGCATAGTCAAAAGGCGTAATGCCTGTGGTAGGAGGTGTGGTCTTGATTTCACTGTAGTTGATACCTGTCAGTTCACGCTTTTTCCTCTCGTACTCTCCCGGATCTCCGGGTGCCCAGCCTTTGGCGGTATATCCGGTGTGGTAGCCATGGTCCCGCAGGGTTTCCAGGGATGTCCTGAATTTGGCCGGGAAATAGGCAACATGATTGGCTGCTTCTTCAAGCTGCCAGCTGTTACGCCCGGTCAATATGCAGGCCCGTGATGGAGCACATTTGGCATTGGGCGTGTAGGCGCGTTCAAAGAGCAATCCTTCGTGGGCTACCCGGTCGAATGCCGGGGTATGTACCCACGGACAACCATAGGCGCCCATAAACGGGTAGGAAGCATCATCGGCGATGGCAAAAAGGATGTTGGGCCTGGAAGCATGATCAACCGGATTGGTTGGACCAGCGCAAGCCCAGGCCAGGATGATCAGGTATAGGGCTATGCAACTACCGGTTGTATAGGATGGCTTCATTCGTATGCTGTTTTGCCAAGTTAACGAAATCTTCCTACTCGATTTAGGGGGAATGAATCATACCAGGTCAATCCTTCTTGCCTGACTGTCTTTCCTTCCGGAGATGACCCGTCCGCAGAGCTTAATTTGACGAGCGGACATTCAATCATCCGATAATTCTCCACTATTTTCCTAAGTTCGTCGGAATACTTACTTCGATCTGCAAATTATGGATGTCTAAAATTTATACCATGGATACCGAACAAGTCATTGCCAAGCCCTGGTACGTTACCTTACACCAACTCGCTGATTTTTTGATTCATCGGCTAGGAGGCGGAAAGCCGGCAATTACCTTGAGTCATATCATCAATGCACACAAGGGTGGAACGCTGTTGGTGGTTCTGGGGCTGATGTATTTTTACCACAATTTTTCACTGGATGCCTGGATCTATCTGGCGCTTCATGGGAGTTACGGTATCGCTTGGGTTCTTAAGCACCTCTTTTTCCGTGATCAACGCTGGGAGCGCAGGGTCACCTGGAGCAGTGCCCTCTTCAACTGGTTTTTTCTGGCCTCCTACTGGGTTGCGCCCTGGCTGCTCATCAGTGATCCGCCAGCTGGAGCCATAAATACAGGGTTTTATGCTTTATTTATAATACTTTATGTATTAGGACTTTTTCTAATGATTTCCGCTGACGGGCAGAAACATTTTACGCTAAAATATCATCCGGGACTGATCACGTCCGGTGTGTACCGCTCGATGCGGCATCCGAATTACCTGGGTGAAATGATGGTTTATGCCAGTTTCGCACTGGTTTCGAGGCATTGGATTCCCTGGGTGATCTTATTGATCTGGTGGGTTTTATTCTTTGTCCCCAATATGCTGATGATCGAACGTTCCGTCTCACGCTATCCGGGCTGGAAGGCGTATACAAAGCAAGCCGGCTTTCTTTGGCCAAAATGGTGAAATTGCGTTCCCAGGATAAAGCGTTTGAATTTCGTAGCAGTTTCGTGCAGGTGTCCCTGGGCTAAAGTCACCGATACCTCTGCTACTTCTGCTCCCTCTGCCCCCTTTACTTCTTCAGCTCATCGTATTTTTTGATGTAATACTGGTCCAATGAATCGGAATCATGATATTTTTCCCGGATGTCTTTCAGTTTGGCCATCATGGTTTTGACAACATCCGCATAATCCGGATCGGCAAATACATTATGTAATTCCAGCGTATCCTTCTTGCGGTCATACAATTCCCACTCGTCGACATCGTAGTAAAAATGGATTAGTTTGTAATCTTCGGTAACGATGCCATAATGCCGCTTCACCATGTGGATGGCCGGATATTCGTAATAATGGTAATAAACGGCGTCACGGAAATGGGCGGTATCTCCCCGGAACAATGGTAACAGACTGACACCCTGCATATCCGTTGGAATGGGGATGCCGGCCGCCTCGAGGAAAGTAGGGGCGAAGTCCAGATTCTGGACCATTTTGCTGTCTACGGAGCCTGGCGTGATCACCCCGGGCCAACGGACCAGCAAGGGCGTCTTAAACGATTCATTGTAGATAAAACGCTTGTCGAACCATCCATGCTCCCCTAAGAAGAATCCCTGGTCGGACGTGTAAATGACAATCGTGTTGTCGGTCAGGCCATGAGCGTCGAGATAATCCAGCACACGGCCTACGCCGTCATCGACAGCGGCAATGCTACCCAGATAGTCCTGCATGTAGCGCTGATAACGCCAATGCATCAGGTCTTCCCGGGACATGGTCGGATAGCGTTTTTTAAAATCTTCGTTGATGGGGCCATAAACGGCATCCCAGGCAGCGCGCTGTTCGGCATTTTGGCGGCCAACCTCACCCTCAAAGGCGGCTTTATCCCAGTTCATCGTCTGGGGAATGCCCAGTTCGTCCATCAATTCGGGATAGATCTTGGAGTCACCGGCCCAGTTCATATTTTCCAGGATGTTCATTTCGGCTTCTTTTGCCGCGGTGCCGCGTCCGCTATAATCGTCAAAAAGGGTTGGTGGCTCGGGAAAGGTTCGTTTGGTGAACTCTTTATAATGTCTTTCCGGCGGTAGCCATTCCCGGTGTGGTGCTTTGTGTAAATACATCAGCATGAATGGTTTGGTGGTATCGCGTTCCTGATCCAGCCAATCCAGGGTCATATCGGTGATGATATCGGTGGTGTACCCTTCCACCGTGATGTTGCCTTCCTTTTTGGTAATAAAATCAGGGTTGTAATAATGCCCTTGTCCGGGTAATATCTTGAATTGATCGAATCCTTTCGGACTGTTTCCAAAATGTAATTTGCCAAACATGGCCGTCTGATAGCCGGCATCCTGCAATAATTGAGGGAACGTCATATTGGTGGTGTCGAATGGGAAATTGTTATCGATCTTACCATTCAGGTGGCTGTGTTTTCCGGTAAGGATCACTGCCCGTGATGGAGCACATAACGAATTGGTGACACAGGCATTGGTAAATAGTAGTCCGCCCTGGGCAATCCGGTCGATGTTAGGCGTTTGGATCAGCCGTTTAGAATAGGCACTGATCGCCTGGTAGCCATGGTCATCGGACATGATGAACAGGATATTCGGTCGTTTGGATTTCTGCTCTGTCCTGGCGGGGGACTGGCAGGACTCAGAAATTAAGATTGCGGTTAGGATCAGCAGTGCAATATGTATCCGGTACATGTAAAGCAATTCAATAATTGTTAATGCCTCAAAATACCGAATTCAGGCGAATGACTGGGATTTACCCCTGGGAGGATCGTTTCCTTTTGCGCAGCACAACAACCAAGAGGATGGTCTGCAGGGTCATAGCAATGGCGTTCGAAACCAATATTGCAAAAGTGTTGAAGCGGATACCGTACAGCCACCAGAAGAAAAAAATCAGAATCCACCCGATCAGATAGCCCAGAGATAGACTGCTTGGCGTCTTGATGCGCCACTCCCGTATGACTTGTAAGGCTATCATGGAGCAGGCGAACAGACCAACAAAAGTACCTACGGTCTCAAAATAACTGACGGGTATGCGGTTTAACAATTCCATGGCGTCCGGATTTAGTGCGGCAAAAATAGCACCCTCCGGAAAATTTTTTTGGATTTCTTACAACCTTGCACTTTATTATTGCATCTAAAAATATACCGGGGGTAATTGATTCTTCTTAACCCGGAACCTGAATTTTAATATTGGTATTTATACCATAGTGTTTTTTTATTCATAGGTGCTTTCTTGCTGCAATGAATATTATATTTTTTTTGTCGGGAAATGAAGTGCTTTCAAATATAAATCACAAATGACTGGCTTATATCGTTATAATTAAAATGTAACTACCGGAAAGTATATTGAAGCCTTGTACCATTCAGCTGCCAATATTTTGATAGTAGAAATTGGGGTGCATTTTTACTAATAATTATTTAATTCCTGAATTCGGTAATTATATTTTAAATCTTTATTGTTGTGGTCATTACTCAGCTTCCCATAAAATGACTGAGTAAGAAGGTTATTATTTTTTCGAATACAGCTCGCAGACATTCATTATTGTACCATTAAATAATTGACCTATGAAACGATTTGCATACAGCATCGTACTGGCATTGGTATGCCTGTATGGGAATTCCCAAAGTATAATTCAAGGAGTTGTTTATGACGGGGATTCCGGTGACCTATTGATCGGTGTAAATGTGGTACTGTTTCCTTTAAAGACCACTGCGGTAACCGGGATGGATGGCACTTACCGGTTTG encodes the following:
- a CDS encoding DUF1295 domain-containing protein, which encodes MTLSHIINAHKGGTLLVVLGLMYFYHNFSLDAWIYLALHGSYGIAWVLKHLFFRDQRWERRVTWSSALFNWFFLASYWVAPWLLISDPPAGAINTGFYALFIILYVLGLFLMISADGQKHFTLKYHPGLITSGVYRSMRHPNYLGEMMVYASFALVSRHWIPWVILLIWWVLFFVPNMLMIERSVSRYPGWKAYTKQAGFLWPKW
- a CDS encoding sulfatase, whose amino-acid sequence is MKPSYTTGSCIALYLIILAWACAGPTNPVDHASRPNILFAIADDASYPFMGAYGCPWVHTPAFDRVAHEGLLFERAYTPNAKCAPSRACILTGRNSWQLEEAANHVAYFPAKFRTSLETLRDHGYHTGYTAKGWAPGDPGEYERKKRELTGINYSEIKTTPPTTGITPFDYAANFRAFLKDREPGQPFCFWYGSYEPHRGYEYGSGSRLGSTKPEEIDRVFDFWPDEDTIRQDLLDYAYELNYFDRHLELMLNLLDSLGELDNTLVIVTADNGMPFPRVKGQAYEPSNHLPLAMRWPQGIIQPGRKVDDFVSFIDFAPTFLEIAGIDTVSSGMARFTGESLVPLFQHTSLTTPFHDHILIGKERHDIGRPEDAGYPVRGIVNDHYLYLHNYRPERWPAGNPETGYLNCDGGATKTRILNLHRQHQQTIFWDLSFGLRPEQELYDLRNDPDCMVNLATEPASAEIMRTLEEQLTRELKAEGDPRMDGLGDQFDAYPYAEERHRHFYERFMRGELKPEDAGWVNPTDFEKLKQ
- a CDS encoding sulfatase; this translates as MYRIHIALLILTAILISESCQSPARTEQKSKRPNILFIMSDDHGYQAISAYSKRLIQTPNIDRIAQGGLLFTNACVTNSLCAPSRAVILTGKHSHLNGKIDNNFPFDTTNMTFPQLLQDAGYQTAMFGKLHFGNSPKGFDQFKILPGQGHYYNPDFITKKEGNITVEGYTTDIITDMTLDWLDQERDTTKPFMLMYLHKAPHREWLPPERHYKEFTKRTFPEPPTLFDDYSGRGTAAKEAEMNILENMNWAGDSKIYPELMDELGIPQTMNWDKAAFEGEVGRQNAEQRAAWDAVYGPINEDFKKRYPTMSREDLMHWRYQRYMQDYLGSIAAVDDGVGRVLDYLDAHGLTDNTIVIYTSDQGFFLGEHGWFDKRFIYNESFKTPLLVRWPGVITPGSVDSKMVQNLDFAPTFLEAAGIPIPTDMQGVSLLPLFRGDTAHFRDAVYYHYYEYPAIHMVKRHYGIVTEDYKLIHFYYDVDEWELYDRKKDTLELHNVFADPDYADVVKTMMAKLKDIREKYHDSDSLDQYYIKKYDELKK